The Kocuria turfanensis genome includes the window GCTGGGCATCGCCGCGCTGAGTCTGATCGCCAGCGCCTACATCGGGGAGATCTTCCGGGCCGGCATCCAGAGCATCGACAAGGGCCAGCTCGAGGCCTGCCGTGCCCTGGGCATGAGCTACCCCAAGGCCATGGCCCTGGTGGTCGTCCCCCAGGGCGTGCGCCGGGTCCTGCCGGCACTGGTCAACGAGTTCATCGCCATCGTGAAGGACTCCAGCCTCGTGTACTTCCTGGGCCTGTTGGTGGGTGAACGCGAGCTGTTCCGTGTGGGCCAGGACGCGGCCGTGCTCACCGGCAACCTCTCACCGCTGGTGATGGCTGGGGTCTTCTACCTGATCATCACCGTTCCACTGACCCACCTCGTGAACTACTTCGACCACCGCTTCCGCGCCGGGCGCCGGCGCGCGACCGAGCCTTCGAGCGGGCTGGCGGAAGTCGAGGAGCTCAACACCACCCCTTCGACTGTTGGGAGCAAAGCATGAGCACCACCGCCGCGCCCGCCGCGCCCGTGGAGACCTACCACGGGGCCAGCCTGGAGATCCGTGACCTCACCCTTGCCTTCGGCGACATCGAGGTGCTGCGCAACGTGAGTCTCTCTGTGCCCGCCGGCACCACCACCTGCA containing:
- a CDS encoding amino acid ABC transporter permease — its product is MDWIDTITRTFFDVDAMLAVLPQLLAVGLKNTLIISVSATVIGLVLGMVLAVMGISRTRWLRVPARLYTDIFRGLPAILTILLIGQGFAGMSQQVFGASPYPLGIAALSLIASAYIGEIFRAGIQSIDKGQLEACRALGMSYPKAMALVVVPQGVRRVLPALVNEFIAIVKDSSLVYFLGLLVGERELFRVGQDAAVLTGNLSPLVMAGVFYLIITVPLTHLVNYFDHRFRAGRRRATEPSSGLAEVEELNTTPSTVGSKA